ACTCTAGAGTTGCTCCGGACTCGGCTCGGGTTCTTCTTCCTTCGACCTCCGACGGCGCGCAGCTTCATAACCCCTCCGCCTCCTCTCCCAGCCGCCGCGCCAACCCCACCACCCCCACCCGCGCCGGCGCAGGCCACCGCTCCACCACCCGGAGCAGGAGATCCAAAAGtcgggcgggcgggcggcggcgcggtcgagCAGAAGATGGCGGCCGCGCTGTCGCAGCTGGACGACGGCACCGTCCGCGGCATGTCCATCGGCGCGGTCTTCACCGACTACGTGAGTCCCGCCGCGTGAACCCCCCAATTTATTACCACGCCTAATTCTGTTGTGCTCGTCTCTCACTCACCCAAATTGATGGCAGGCCGGGAAGATAAACTGCCTGGATTTCCACCGCAAGGACGACCTCCTCGTCACCTCCAGCGACGACGACTCCGTTCGCCTCTACAACACCACCACCGCCACGTGAGTGCTCCCAGCCCGCTCGTTTTCTAGCACATATGTTCTGTATTGCTTCTGTAGCAGTAATTAATTTAGACCTCGGTGTGGTAGAGAGGTACAGCGTCTAGATGGGACAAGTGTGGGATATACTGCATTTTTTGGTTGTTGGCCTACAGATACGAGTGACATTTTAGTGATCAGTTTCGTGTTGGGTGTGTAATTATTGTGGATTCTGCTGTTAGGGACCAGAATTCTTCAGTGGTAACTTGTGCTGATGTTTGTTTGGTTGTGTTAATGTCGTGGCGATTTACTTGATAAGTGCAATGCAATTACCTATTGGTGATGTCTGCCCCTAGTAACCTGATCTTGGGTGTTGCTTGGTAGTATTCACTTTGTGGATCCTTTTAAATGGTCTGTTTGTTTTTCTATTTATTAACCATTAGCCACAATTTTCGTCTTGCACTGACAGTATTTTCTCTTGGTTATGCTGTATATCACGGTCTACTTCCACCCCTACTCAAGTCTTTCCTCTTTATTTGTTTGATTTAAATCATTGTAAAGTAAAGCCCAGCATGAGTGCTGGAATTTTGCCTTGTTTCATGTAATTGAGGCACTGAATATTAAGTTCCATTGTGTAACTTTTCTGCTCTTTAAGTTAATGAATGCTATAACATGGACTGTTGTTTTAGGTTATTGAAGACAACATatcataagaaacatggtgctgaCCGGATTTGTTTTACTCATCATCCGAGCTCCATATTATGTTCATCAAAGTTCAATCTAGAGCCAGCAGAATCACTTCGCTATCTGTCATTGTATGACAACCGTTGCTTGAGATATTTCAAAGGACACAAAGACAGGTTTCAATACAATTTTCATTGCCTCCctgttgtagtaacaattttaaggGACAGGTGCTTAATGTTGCTTTCTTCTTATCTCATTCCAGGGTTGTTTCACTATGTATGTCGCCTGCCAATGATAGCTTTATGTCTGGTTCACTTGATCACAGTGTCAGAATATGGGACCTCCGTGTAAATGCTTGTCAGGTTGGCTCACTAATCCCATACAAGACTCCTATTATTCGACAATAAAGCAATTAAATCTGAACAGTTTATATTTATCCTCTGAGTGTTTTCCATGCTTACACGTTTTGCATTCAGggtatactacgtttgcgaggtaGGCCTTCTGTTGCATATGATCAACAGGGACTTGTTTTTGCCGTAGCAATGGAGGGAGGCGCTATTAAGCTATTTGATTCTCGGTCATATGACAAGGTCTGTATTGAACATAAATCTGGACATCACATTTGTATAAAGCAAAAACATGGGAAATTCTTATCTTGGAAAACAAAACCACTTTCAGGGTCCATTCGACACTTTCTTGGTCGGTGGAGATACTGCTGAAGTGTCTGACATTAAATTCAGCAATGATGGCAAGTCTGTGCTTTTGACGACAACTAACAACCATATATATGTTCTGGATGCATATGGTGGGGAGAAGGTCAGTTTGCGGTATCATTTCAGAATTTTGCTTCAGATTATTATATTTTATTACATACTTTTGTACTTGCTGTTAACAGCATCACACTTGCTCCCTAATCTTTACTAACTCGTCTTCTTCTGTAATTTTGCAGAAGTGTGGTTTCAGTTTGGAGCCATCTCGCAACATAGCAACTGAAGCTGCTTTCACTCCAGATGGTCAATATGTAATTTCAGGTAATATCTTCGTTTTTACTTTTCATGCAAGTTTCTTAGGATACTCTGATGCATAGTAGCTCTTAAAAAATTACCAACATGTTTCCCTGTAACTAAACCTTGGCATCTTACATTATCTCAAACATTTGCCTTTTGTATTTTTTGCCTCTACTGTGAGAAGAGAACTTGCAATAATTCATCAATATGCTCTTTACCTTCAACTTGCGTATGGCTATTTTATCAACGTGAGTGACAGGGCTACAACACTGCACTGTGAGAGTTTAAGAGAGAAATAAGAACTTTACTGTATTAAATTGCATGTGTACATGGTCGCCATTGCGTCCGTTCTCTCCAATGGTGTTCCACCTGATCCTACACCGACTACCGCCGTTGCTCATCCACGCACGGGTT
This Lolium perenne isolate Kyuss_39 chromosome 1, Kyuss_2.0, whole genome shotgun sequence DNA region includes the following protein-coding sequences:
- the LOC127327386 gene encoding protein ANTHESIS POMOTING FACTOR 1; this encodes MAAALSQLDDGTVRGMSIGAVFTDYAGKINCLDFHRKDDLLVTSSDDDSVRLYNTTTATLLKTTYHKKHGADRICFTHHPSSILCSSKFNLEPAESLRYLSLYDNRCLRYFKGHKDRVVSLCMSPANDSFMSGSLDHSVRIWDLRVNACQGILRLRGRPSVAYDQQGLVFAVAMEGGAIKLFDSRSYDKGPFDTFLVGGDTAEVSDIKFSNDGKSVLLTTTNNHIYVLDAYGGEKKCGFSLEPSRNIATEAAFTPDGQYVISGSGDGNLHAWNINTVQEIACWNSHIGPITALKWAPRRAMFATASTALTFWIPNESNSS